A segment of the Pseudostreptobacillus hongkongensis genome:
TATAACCCAGATATTTTTACCCTTTTTTGTCTTTCCACTTTCAAAATCAATTAAAAATTTCCCATATTTTCTTATAGTTATTATAGTTCCTAAATCTATTTTTTTATCTTTTTGTTTACATATTTCATAATCTATTTGTACTAATCCACTTTCTATATATTCTACTGCCTTATTTCTTGATAAATTTGTTATTTCTGAAATAAAAGTATCTAATCTATTTGAACTAACATTAATCTTAATTTCCTCAAATTTATAACTAAAATCTTCTTTTTTAGAATATCTAACTACACATTTATTTTTACCTACAAGTTCTAGATGATCTTTAATATATTCACCAACTTTTGAATTAGAATAAATATACGCTTTATTATCTTCAACAAATATATCTCCTAATAATTCTCTCTTAATATTTAAAGACATTATTGAGCCTAAAAAATCTTTATGTTCATATTGTTTGAATTTATTATTAACTTCTATTTCCAAAATAACATAATCAAACTGATAATTTAAATTTTTAGGATAAAAAGCTATCTGCTTTCTATCTACGCCCACCATATCTACCATTATATTATCATATGATTTATTTATTTTTTTCCATATATTAGGAGTTACAAAGAAATCAGTGTTTACAGCAATTTCATTTTCTATTGCTAATTCAATAACATTATATACTTTAAGTGCTGTTTCTTTATCACTAAATTGTTTCAAAAATTCATCCCTATTAATTCCCATTTCATCACCCATATTAATTATATTATAAACAAGCTATTTTTACAATAATAGATAGTAATAGTTTAATATATAAAAAGAGATTACTCTATAAAAATAAAGTAATCTCAAATAAATATTTCTTAATTATTTAGTTAATTTTAATTTCCAATCTGTAGCTGTTTGTCCTAAAACTTTACCAAGTGATGTAATTTTTTCAGTTCCTTCAGTTTCAAGCCATTTTATAGCTTCTTCTTTACCTTTACTACTATATGGTTCTATAGCATCTGCCCAAGTTGCTCTTCCACATAATACTCCATTAAAGTTAGATCCTGCTTCGTGAGCTAATTCTAATGATTTTTTGAATAAATCCATACTTACTCCACCTGATAAGAATATGAATGGTAAATCTGTAGCTTCTGCTTGTTGTTTATAGAACGCTTTAGCTTCTTCTCTTGTGTAAACCCATTCTTCACCATATCCTTCAACATAATTCATATCTACTGGAATTTCCATTTTAAGAACTGTAACATTGTAT
Coding sequences within it:
- a CDS encoding YlmH/Sll1252 family protein, which produces MGINRDEFLKQFSDKETALKVYNVIELAIENEIAVNTDFFVTPNIWKKINKSYDNIMVDMVGVDRKQIAFYPKNLNYQFDYVILEIEVNNKFKQYEHKDFLGSIMSLNIKRELLGDIFVEDNKAYIYSNSKVGEYIKDHLELVGKNKCVVRYSKKEDFSYKFEEIKINVSSNRLDTFISEITNLSRNKAVEYIESGLVQIDYEICKQKDKKIDLGTIITIRKYGKFLIDFESGKTKKGKNIWVIKKYI